A part of Primulina eburnea isolate SZY01 chromosome 10, ASM2296580v1, whole genome shotgun sequence genomic DNA contains:
- the LOC140803174 gene encoding probable sodium/metabolite cotransporter BASS3, chloroplastic — protein sequence MSTISFFSLQTSNKTSLFQSSSPKTSVSCSLKDHSFASIRKVIPRNTKNFNGGTLFAVACSTSSPFIGKVGWHKREGNFSLLSFGVDPKSFVEAETKSDASQFLSALLPFVVALTAVAALYQPSTFTWVSKDLYAPALGGIMLSIGIKLSIDDFTLAFKRPVPLSIGFIAQYLLKPALGLFMARAFGMSPMFFAGFVLMSCVAGAQLSSYASFLGKGDVALSILLTSSSTMASVLVTPVLTGLLIGSVVPVDAVAMSKSILQVVLAPVTLGLLINTYARPVVTILQPVMTFVAMICTSLCIGSPLAINRSQILSAEGLRLIGPVLSFHTAAFALGYWISKIQPFRLEEEACRTISLCTGMQSSTLAGLLATQFLGSTQAVPPACSVVAMAIMGLCLASFWGNGYRIRDLPSLVIPKTGSALNAQ from the exons ATGTCTACAATATCATTTTTCTCCCTCCAAACCTCCAACAAGACTTCACTTTTCCAGTCATCATCACCTAAAACTTCTGTGTCCTGCAGTTTAAAGGATCATTCTTTTGCTTCAATTCGAAAAGTGATTCCGAGGAACACGAAGAATTTTAATGGAGGGACTTTGTTTGCTGTTGCATGTTCGACTTCATCGCCTTTCATTGGGAAAGTTGGGTGGCACAAAAGAGAGGGGAACTTTTCATTGCTTTCGTTCGGTGTGGATCCCAAGAGTTTTGTGGAAGCTGAAACGAAATCTGATGCTTCTCAATTCTTGTCTGCTCTGCTTCCATTTGTTGTTGCTCTCACTGCCGTAGCTGCCCTTTACCAGCCTTCAACTTTCACATG GGTGTCAAAGGATTTATATGCGCCAGCACTTGGAGGCATTATGTTGTCTATTGGAATTAAACTTTCAATCGATGATTTTACTCTGGCATTTAAGAG ACCTGTGCCGTTGTCCATTGGCTTTATTGCACAGTATTTACTGAAGCCAGCACTTGGGTTGTTCATGGCCCGGGCATTTGGAATGTCCCCAATGTTCTTTGCTGGTTTTGTTCTAATGTCATGTGTGGCGGGAGCTCAATTATCTAGTTATGCCAGCTTCTTGGGCAAAGGAGATGTGGCTTTGAGCATCCTCTTGACCAGCTCATCTACCATGGCATCAGTCCTTGTTACTCCTGTTTTAACTGGCCTTCTTATTGGTTCTGTCGTTCCAGTTGATGCTGTTGCAATGTCAAAATCGATTTTGCAG GTAGTTCTTGCTCCAGTAACACTTGGCTTGTTGATCAACACTTATGCCAGACCGGTTGTGACTATTCTACAACCAGTGATGACATTTGTCGCGATGATTTGTACGTCCTTGTGCATTGGAAGCCCTCTTGCTATAAATAGAAGTCAAATTCTTTCTGCAGAGGGATTGAGACTGATCGGCCCTGTATTATCATTTCATACAGCGGCATTTGCTTTGGGTTATTGGATATCCAAAATTCAACCATTCAG GTTAGAGGAAGAAGCCTGTAGGACAATCTCATTGTGCACGGGGATGCAAAGTTCTACGCTGGCGGGACTCCTAGCAACCCAATTCCTCGGAAGCACTCAAGCCGTCCCCCCTGCTTGCTCAGTCGTTGCTATGGCTATCATGGGTCTTTGCCTAGCATCTTTCTGGGGTAATGGGTATAGGATCAGGGATTTACCATCGCTGGTGATTCCAAAAACTGGTTCAGCCCTGAATGCTCAATGA